GCGGCGAGGCATATCCCATGACCGAGTTCCCGAAAAAATACGACCCCAAGGAAATCGAGCCCCGGATCCAGAAGTTCTGGGAAACGAACGAGATCTTCCGGTTCGATCCAGCCAGCGAGAAGCCCACGTATTCCATTGACACGCCTCCCCCCACGCTATCCGGCTACATCCATATGGGACATGTCCTATCCTATTCCCAGGCTGAGTTCGTGGCCAGGTACCAGCGCATGCAGGGCAAGAACGTGTTCTACCCGATGGGCTTTGACGACAATGGCTTGCCAACGGAACGCTTCGTGGAGAAAAAGTATAAAGTCAATATCCGCAAGGTCGGCCGGGAGGAATTCGTCAAGCTCTGCCTCAAGGAAACGGAGATCGGCGGGGCCAGCTACCGGAACGTATGGACGACCCTCGGCATCTCCGTCGACTGGAGCCTCTTATATTCTACCATTAATACGCGCTGCCAGCGAATCTCCCAGCGCTCTTTCATCGATATCTACAATATGGGCCGCATGGAACGGCGCAACGAGCCCGCCATCTGGTGCCCCTTATGCCAGACGTCCCTGGCCCAGGCGGACGTGGAGGACTCGGAGCCAGTGCATTCCTTCCTCAACACCATAGAATTCTCGACCGAGGATGGTATGGAACTGCTGATCGCCACGTCCCGGCCGGAGCTCATATCCTCATGCGTGGGGCTGCTAGTTAACCCGAACGACGAGCGGTACAGGGAACTGGTCGGCAGGACGGCGCTGACGCCCATCTTCAAGGCGAAAGTGCCCATACTGGCCGATATTAAGGTCGACCCGGTGTTCGGCACTGGAATGGTCATGGTGTGCACGTTTGGCGACAAGACCGATATCGACTGGTGGCGCCAGTTCGACCTGCCCCTGAAGCTTTCCATTAACCCCAACGGCACGATGAACGACAACGCCGGCCCATATAAAGGCATGACACTGGCGGAATGCCGCAAGCGTATACTGGAAGACCTCAAGGCTGCCGGCCTTCTCCTGGAGCAGACGCCCATCGTGCACGTCATGAACGTCCACGAGCGCTGCGGCACGCCGGTAGAATTCTACGTGACCCCGCAATGGTTTATCCGGATACTCGACATAAAGGACGAGTTGCTCGCCCAGGGCGCGAAGCTGAACTGGTACCCGGAGCACATGAAGATCCGCTACGACACCTGGATCAACGGCCTCAAGTGGGACTGGTGTATCTCCAGGCAGCGCTACTTCGGGGTACCTTTCCCCATATGGTACTGCAGGAAGTGCGGCACCGTCGCGCTGGCCGATGACAGCCAGCTTCCCGTGGACCCGCTCGTTACGCAGCCACTGCACCCGTGCAAGAAGTGCGGCTCTACGGAGTTCGAGCCGGAGAAGGACGTGATGGACACCTGGGCCACGTCATCAATTACACCGCTCATCAACGCAAATTGGGGTGAGCCCGACTCCATCATCGATAAGATGTACCCCATGAACCTGCGCCCGCAGTCCCACGAGATCATCCGGACCTGGCTGTTCTACACGGTCATCAAGAGCTGCCTGCACACGCACAGCCTGCCATGGTCCGATATCATGATATCCGGCCAGGGCCTGGACCCGAACGGGAAAGCGATGCACAAGTCCAAGGGCAACATCATCGAGCCGCTGCCCTACGTGCAGAAGTACAGCGCCGACGCCGTCCGGTGGTGGGCCGCGTCCGCCAAGCTGGGCGATGACCTGGCCTTTAAGGAAAAAGAGATCGTCTATGGCCAGAAGTTCATCAACAAGCTCTTTAACGCCTCCCGGTTTGCCTCGCTTCACTTAAAGGACTATACGCCGAAAGATACGAGGCTGGAGCTGATCGACAGGTGGCTGTTGACGAAGCTGAACGATGTCATCCGCGAGAGCACCGAGAACTTCGAGCGTTACGAGTATAGCAAGGCGAAATCGCTGACCGAGCAGTTTTTCTGGGGCGACTTCTGCGATAACTATCTCGAGATCGCCAAGGATCGGCTTTACAGGAAAGCGGAGAACGGCGAAAGCGGCCAGGCCGCCCTGTACACGGTATACATGGCCCTGTCCAACTCGCTCAAGC
This genomic stretch from Methanocella sp. harbors:
- a CDS encoding valine--tRNA ligase; protein product: MTEFPKKYDPKEIEPRIQKFWETNEIFRFDPASEKPTYSIDTPPPTLSGYIHMGHVLSYSQAEFVARYQRMQGKNVFYPMGFDDNGLPTERFVEKKYKVNIRKVGREEFVKLCLKETEIGGASYRNVWTTLGISVDWSLLYSTINTRCQRISQRSFIDIYNMGRMERRNEPAIWCPLCQTSLAQADVEDSEPVHSFLNTIEFSTEDGMELLIATSRPELISSCVGLLVNPNDERYRELVGRTALTPIFKAKVPILADIKVDPVFGTGMVMVCTFGDKTDIDWWRQFDLPLKLSINPNGTMNDNAGPYKGMTLAECRKRILEDLKAAGLLLEQTPIVHVMNVHERCGTPVEFYVTPQWFIRILDIKDELLAQGAKLNWYPEHMKIRYDTWINGLKWDWCISRQRYFGVPFPIWYCRKCGTVALADDSQLPVDPLVTQPLHPCKKCGSTEFEPEKDVMDTWATSSITPLINANWGEPDSIIDKMYPMNLRPQSHEIIRTWLFYTVIKSCLHTHSLPWSDIMISGQGLDPNGKAMHKSKGNIIEPLPYVQKYSADAVRWWAASAKLGDDLAFKEKEIVYGQKFINKLFNASRFASLHLKDYTPKDTRLELIDRWLLTKLNDVIRESTENFERYEYSKAKSLTEQFFWGDFCDNYLEIAKDRLYRKAENGESGQAALYTVYMALSNSLKLLGPFIPHITEEIYQRMFRQSEGIVSLHKSQWPVVNGLWTDIEALKLGNMAVAMISSLRQYKNSQSMAQNAVLSKVVISCDGLEDDIRQLATVLKDTMKISDISYGIVERPDAVSVIGGTEIKMQIEK